In Mycolicibacterium phocaicum, one DNA window encodes the following:
- a CDS encoding winged helix-turn-helix transcriptional regulator, with protein sequence MSKQSFGDISCSIARTLDIVGPRWTALVLRDLFAGMARFEDIRRDLGIASNVLAARLEDLERHAIVTRRQYQSAPPRFEYVLTDKGRDLYPVTATLLAWGDKWTAGESGPPALLVHDECGCVTTAKAVCAECGGELGALTTTAVPGPGAHVGPGTAVIGGFLTPGEPGA encoded by the coding sequence GTGTCCAAACAGTCCTTCGGCGACATCTCCTGCTCGATCGCGCGGACGCTCGACATCGTGGGCCCACGGTGGACGGCCCTGGTGCTGCGCGACCTGTTCGCGGGAATGGCCCGGTTCGAAGACATCCGCCGTGACCTCGGCATCGCATCGAACGTGCTGGCCGCGCGCCTGGAGGACCTGGAGCGCCACGCGATCGTGACACGGCGCCAATACCAGAGTGCGCCTCCGCGTTTCGAGTACGTCCTCACCGACAAGGGGCGCGACCTCTACCCGGTGACCGCGACCCTGCTCGCGTGGGGTGACAAGTGGACGGCCGGCGAGAGCGGACCACCGGCGCTACTTGTTCACGATGAATGCGGCTGTGTCACAACGGCAAAGGCCGTCTGTGCCGAATGTGGCGGGGAGCTCGGGGCGCTGACGACGACGGCGGTACCCGGCCCCGGCGCGCACGTCGGCCCGGGCACCGCGGTCATCGGCGGATTTCTGACTCCTGGTGAACCGGGCGCCTAG
- a CDS encoding nuclear transport factor 2 family protein, with the protein MTTSTDSVATFCAATRSGDVDRFIAALAPDAELISPLSGRMVFRGRDDLRVLLTAVYAGMRNLEWENVIGDGPTRVAVSRGRIAGLTITDALVFELDDAGLIRRLRPHLRPWLAVTVFALLLGPRLAARPGVARRALSR; encoded by the coding sequence ATGACGACAAGCACAGATTCCGTCGCGACGTTCTGCGCGGCCACCCGCAGCGGTGACGTCGACCGCTTCATCGCCGCACTCGCACCCGACGCCGAGCTGATCTCCCCACTGTCCGGGCGCATGGTGTTCCGCGGCCGCGACGACCTCCGCGTCCTGCTGACCGCCGTCTACGCGGGGATGCGAAACCTGGAGTGGGAGAACGTCATCGGCGACGGTCCCACGCGCGTCGCGGTGAGTCGCGGACGCATCGCGGGACTGACCATCACCGATGCCCTGGTGTTCGAACTCGACGATGCCGGGTTGATCCGGCGGCTGCGACCGCACCTGCGGCCGTGGCTTGCGGTGACGGTCTTCGCCCTACTGCTCGGCCCCAGGCTCGCCGCCCGCCCCGGCGTCGCGCGCCGCGCGCTCAGTCGCTGA
- a CDS encoding class I SAM-dependent methyltransferase, producing the protein MTGERSLSFGEQAAAYERGRPSYPPESINWLLPAGSVDVLDLGAGTGKLTVRLAERGLAVTAVDPIPEMLEVLSGSLPSVPALLGTAEEIPLPDNSVDAVLVAQAWHWFDPERAAAEVARVLRPGGRLGLVWNIRDERLGWVKELNRIIGCEHDPSADSLCGDFTDIETHRFEWTSYLTPQALLDLVASRSYCITSPADVRRKVLGEVRELLSTHPALASSTGLALPYVTHCVRATLA; encoded by the coding sequence GTGACGGGCGAACGCTCGCTGTCCTTCGGGGAGCAGGCCGCCGCGTACGAACGCGGACGGCCGTCCTACCCGCCGGAGTCCATCAATTGGCTGCTGCCCGCGGGTTCCGTCGACGTCCTCGACCTCGGCGCCGGTACCGGCAAGCTGACCGTCCGGCTGGCCGAGCGCGGTCTGGCGGTCACTGCCGTCGACCCAATCCCCGAGATGCTCGAGGTGCTCAGCGGGTCGTTGCCGTCGGTGCCTGCACTGCTCGGCACGGCCGAGGAAATCCCGTTGCCGGACAACAGTGTCGACGCGGTCCTGGTCGCGCAGGCCTGGCACTGGTTCGACCCGGAACGGGCTGCGGCCGAAGTGGCACGGGTGCTGCGCCCGGGCGGCCGGCTGGGTCTGGTCTGGAACATCCGCGACGAGCGGCTGGGCTGGGTCAAGGAACTGAACCGCATCATCGGCTGCGAGCACGACCCGTCGGCCGACTCCCTGTGCGGCGACTTCACCGACATCGAGACCCACCGCTTCGAGTGGACGAGTTACCTTACGCCGCAAGCGCTTCTGGACCTCGTCGCGTCCCGGAGTTACTGCATCACCTCGCCCGCCGACGTACGCCGCAAGGTGCTGGGCGAGGTGCGCGAGCTGCTGAGCACACATCCGGCACTGGCCAGCAGCACCGGATTGGCGTTGCCGTACGTTACGCACTGCGTGCGGGCGACCCTGGCCTAG